The following are encoded together in the Armatimonadota bacterium genome:
- a CDS encoding pyridine nucleotide-disulfide oxidoreductase, protein MHYEELPLTAEHDVAIVGAGPIGLEVAVCLKQAGVDYIQFDAHQIGYTMTWWPRNTSFFSTTERLAIAGVPIQNNHQQRITGEEYLAYLRSVVELFDLHIQSYEPVSDLIPDHEGFTLITRPHSGERRYRARRVVLAIGDMHYPHRLNIPGEDLPHVSHYFRDPHDYFRRRLLIVGGKNSAVEAALRCWRAGAQVTLAYRRSQLDAQRVKHWLLPDFLAQVEAGTIRFLARTTPVAIDSGGVVLAHTDEDGQPTTDHFYHPTDFVLLATGFRGDQRLLEQAGVVLQGPNRVPLYNPATMETNVPGLYLAGTVAAGIQQRYTLFIENSHEHAGKITQALTGRWPSRLGDVATRNYQLSFEQIAAN, encoded by the coding sequence ATGCACTACGAGGAATTACCGCTTACGGCTGAGCACGACGTGGCAATCGTTGGTGCCGGCCCGATTGGTCTCGAAGTAGCGGTCTGTCTCAAACAGGCCGGGGTTGATTATATTCAGTTCGATGCACATCAGATTGGGTATACGATGACGTGGTGGCCGCGCAATACCAGTTTCTTCAGCACGACCGAACGGCTGGCAATTGCCGGGGTGCCGATTCAAAACAATCATCAACAACGGATTACCGGCGAAGAGTATCTGGCGTATTTGCGGTCGGTCGTCGAGCTGTTCGATCTGCATATCCAGAGCTACGAACCGGTAAGCGATCTGATTCCCGACCACGAGGGTTTTACGCTGATTACCCGACCGCATAGCGGTGAGCGTCGTTATCGTGCCCGGCGTGTGGTACTGGCTATCGGCGATATGCACTATCCGCACCGGCTCAATATTCCCGGTGAGGATTTACCGCACGTCAGTCACTATTTTCGCGATCCACACGACTACTTTCGGCGTCGGTTGCTGATCGTTGGTGGCAAGAATTCGGCGGTCGAGGCGGCACTGCGTTGCTGGCGTGCCGGTGCTCAGGTGACGCTGGCGTATCGCCGATCACAACTAGATGCGCAGCGCGTGAAGCACTGGTTATTGCCCGATTTTCTGGCGCAGGTTGAGGCAGGTACAATTCGGTTTTTAGCACGCACAACACCCGTTGCTATCGATAGCGGCGGCGTGGTGCTGGCACATACTGACGAAGATGGTCAACCAACCACTGATCACTTCTACCACCCGACCGATTTTGTGTTGCTGGCAACCGGCTTTCGTGGTGATCAGCGTCTGCTCGAACAGGCTGGCGTGGTCTTGCAAGGGCCGAATCGAGTTCCGCTCTACAATCCGGCAACCATGGAGACGAACGTGCCGGGTTTGTATCTGGCCGGTACCGTTGCCGCCGGGATTCAGCAGCGCTATACGCTATTCATCGAGAATTCCCACGAGCATGCCGGCAAGATTACCCAGGCTCTGACCGGGCGCTGGCCGTCACGGTTGGGTGATGTGGCAACCCGAAATTATCAATTGAGTTTTGAGCAGATTGCGGCGAATTAA